A genomic window from Cricetulus griseus strain 17A/GY chromosome 4, alternate assembly CriGri-PICRH-1.0, whole genome shotgun sequence includes:
- the Sln gene encoding sarcolipin yields MERSTQELFLNFTVVLITVLLMWLLVRSYQY; encoded by the coding sequence ATGGAGCGGTCTACCCAGGAGCTATTTCTCAACTTCACAGTTGTCCTGATCACCGTTCTCCTTATGTGGCTTCTCGTGAGGTCCTACCAATACTGA